One part of the uncultured Bacteroides sp. genome encodes these proteins:
- the trpS gene encoding tryptophan--tRNA ligase → METVVSGIRPTGNLHLGNYFGAVKSFLQMQNEYNCYFFIADWHSLTTHPKPNDIVQSARTILAEYLACGIDPEKATIYVQSDVKEVLELYLYLNMNAYLGELERTTSFKEKARKQPDNVNAGLLTYPTLMAADILIHKAKKVPVGKDQEQNMEMARKFARRFNTIYGTDLFPEPASFSLAEKAIKVPGLDGSGKMGKSEGNCIYLMDDAKTISKKVMKAVTDAGPTEPNSEKPEVIQNLFTFLDIVSTKDTYDYFNEKYNDCSIRYGDLKKQLAADIVAYTEPIREKIVEYSANTEYLAKVAKQGAERAQESAAKTLKEVREIIGFREI, encoded by the coding sequence ATGGAAACAGTTGTTAGTGGAATTCGCCCAACAGGTAATCTGCATCTGGGCAACTACTTTGGAGCAGTGAAGAGTTTTCTGCAAATGCAGAATGAATATAATTGTTATTTCTTTATCGCCGACTGGCATTCCCTTACTACTCACCCAAAACCTAATGATATAGTTCAGAGCGCACGCACTATTCTTGCTGAATATCTTGCTTGCGGTATTGATCCTGAAAAAGCTACCATTTATGTACAAAGTGACGTGAAGGAGGTATTGGAACTTTATCTGTACCTTAACATGAATGCTTATCTGGGCGAGCTGGAACGTACTACTTCTTTCAAGGAAAAGGCACGTAAACAACCGGACAATGTAAATGCCGGACTTCTTACTTACCCGACTCTTATGGCTGCGGATATTCTTATTCATAAGGCAAAAAAAGTACCGGTGGGCAAGGATCAGGAACAGAACATGGAGATGGCGCGTAAGTTTGCCCGTCGTTTCAATACAATATATGGTACTGACTTATTCCCAGAACCAGCTTCTTTCTCTTTGGCAGAGAAGGCTATCAAGGTTCCTGGATTGGATGGTTCTGGCAAAATGGGAAAATCTGAAGGTAACTGTATTTATCTGATGGATGATGCCAAGACTATCAGCAAAAAGGTGATGAAGGCGGTAACTGATGCAGGACCAACAGAGCCTAACAGTGAAAAGCCTGAGGTTATTCAGAACCTGTTCACTTTCCTTGATATTGTATCTACTAAAGATACTTACGATTATTTCAATGAAAAGTACAACGATTGTTCTATCCGTTACGGAGATTTGAAGAAACAACTCGCTGCAGATATCGTGGCTTATACAGAACCTATCCGCGAAAAGATTGTGGAATATTCTGCAAATACTGAATATCTTGCTAAGGTTGCTAAACAAGGTGCAGAGAGAGCACAGGAAAGTGCAGCTAAAACATTGAAGGAAGTTAGAGAAATAATCGGATTCCGCGAGATCTGA